Below is a window of Shinella sp. PSBB067 DNA.
GTGCTCGCCTGGCTGCGGGATCAGTCGCGCAAGGGCGCGCGGATCATCGGCATCTGCGCCGGCGCGAAGGTGCTCGGCGCGGCCGGCCTGATCGATGGACGGCGGGCCACGACCCACTGGTATTATCGGGACGAGATGCTCGAACGCAGTCCGGGCATCGACTATGTCGCGGACCGGCGCATGGTGGCGGACGGAAACGTCGTGACCACCACGGGCATCTCCGCCTCCATGCCGATGATGCTGGCGCTGATCGAGGCGGTTGCAGGGCGCGCGAAAGCGCAGGCCATTGCCGACGATCTCGGCGTCGAAACCTGGGATATGCGCCATGCGAGCGCCGCCTTTTCGCTGACGCGGCCCTTTGTGACGACGGTGCTCGCCAATCGCCTGGCCTTCTGGAATCGCGATGCGCGGGGCATCGAGCTTCGGCCCGGCATGGATGAAGTGTCGCTCGCCCTGGTCGCCGATGCCTGGTCGCGGACCTACCGCTCCAGCGCCCTCACATTCGCGGAAACGGCCGGGGCGGTCGAGACGCGCAACGGTATCCGCGTCATCCCCGATCGGGTCGCGATGGATTGGCCGCCGGAAGATCGCGCTTCGCTCTATCCCGGTCAGCGGCCGGCCGACGCCCTGGACGATACCCTTCAGGCTATCGCCGGCACATACGGCGCGCGCACGATGCATGTCGTCGCCATGCAGCTCGAATATCCGCGCCGGGACTGACGCGCCGCCCGGCGCGAAAGAATTCCGCCGGAAGTGTCGGAAAGCGCGCCGGCCGCGCGTCGTACGTAAAGACCATGCGGCCGGACGCTTCCGTCGGGCCTGCGAAGAAGCCTCGCGATCCCCGCGAGCCCAAAGCGCAACGAGGTGAAAGATGAAGACCGACAGCGAACGTACCCGTGAGATCATCAACCGTTTTCATCGCGCGTTCGAGGAGCACCGCCCCGGGGATCTCGATGAGCTGATCGGAGAGGGCTGCATCCTGGAGAATACCGCGCCCGCGCCGGATGGCGCGCGCTACGAAGGGCGCCAGGCCTGCCTTGATTTCTGGAAGGGGATCGCGTCCTCAGCGAGGCTTGTCTTCGAAGCGGAGGAGATCTGGGCCAGCGAGGATCGCGGGATCATTCGATGGCGGCTCCGCTGGGGCGAGGGCGGTGCAGACCGCGTGCGCGGCGTCAATATCATGCGGGTCCGCGACGGCCGGATCGTCGAGGCCGCCGGCTATGTAAAGGGCGCCTGACATTCCCATTCGAACCGGCGATCCTCGCGGGTCGCCAAACCGGACCACGCAGGCCGGCATCTCGCCGGAGAGCATCTGGCCGAAGGAGGAACACCATGATCATCATCGCCGGCTATACCCGCGTCGACCCCGGCAAACGGGACAGCGCCGTGGAAGCCTTCAAGGGCATGGTCGAACGCGCACGCGCGTTCGACGGATGCCTCGACTTCTCGATAAGCACGGACGCCGTCGATCCGGAGCGGGTCAACCTCTTCGAATGCTGGCGTGACGAGGCCAGGCTGAACGCCTGGCGCAAGGTCGCAAGGGGAGGGCCGCGGGGCAAGCCCCGGGAGGTGGCGGTCAGCCTCTACCGCACCGACAAGGCCGAAAAGCCGTTCTAGAAATGAGACGCCGCCTCCGGTTCAAGCCTCGTCAGACGGGCGGAACAGCAGTTTACGAAGCCGAGCCGATCGGCGTTGCCGGTTGTGCTGAAATGGCGGAGGGAATGGGTCTGACATCCAACCTTCTCCGACCCTTAAGCTACTGAATTTATAGTATTTTATCTGCGATGCTCGCAGAAACCAGCCCGACGATGCTCTTCACGATGAAGCACTGCGGCTTCTTGCGTTCGATCGGGACGCGATCAAATCAGCGGCAGGGCAGCGGTTTCGCTTCCCTGCCGCAGCACTATGGCTTCAGCGGACTTCCTCAAGAGCTGCCTGACAGGCATCGGCGCAGCGCTTGCATGACTCGGCGCAGATCCGGCAGTGCTCGTGCTTCTCGGAATGACTCCGGCATTCGTCGCCGCATCGTTGGCACGCTTGGGCGCAGGACTGTATCGCCGCCCGAAGAACCTCGACATTGGAGCCGGTGCGTCGGGAGGCCATTGCTCCGGTTGCCGCACAGATATCGGCGCAGTCGAGGTTCAGCCGGATGCACTGCCGGAGCTCGGCAACCATGTCTTCCGCCAAGCAGGCGTCAGCGCAGGATGTGCAGGTCTGCGCACAGTCATACGCCTCCTCGATGAACTTCAGGAGCTGGTCGGCCGTGTTGCCCTGAACATGAGGGTGGGTACTCACCATCTCGCGAACGTGCATCTTTCTTCCTCCTGCATCAGTCTGTGACGTTGAAAACATACGCCCAGACGGTATTGTTCCAGCGTTGGGCTTGCTGCACCCGGATCAGGGCCTCCTATCTGCAGACCTTCTCAAAGATGCCGACGAGCTCGCGGAATTTCTGCCGCTGTGCTTCTGGGTCGCTCGAGGCGATGGCTGCCTCCACGCAGTCGTCTGAATGGTCCTGCAGAATGAGAACCTCCACCTGTGCGAGGGCGGAGCGGATGGCCAAAGTCTGGTTGAGGATGTCCACGCAGTAACGATCTTCCTCGACCATCCGTATGACGCCACGAACCTGCCCTTCAAGTCGGGCCAGGCGCTGAAGGGCTGCTTGCTTGCGATCTTTCATGGTTCTGCTGCTCTCTCGTCGACTGCACGGAAACAAGTGACGCCTTCCAAAGGTTTCCGGGAACACTCGAAGCTTGGGCCGGTTTAGATTTGATACCCCCCGAGGGGTATGGGCGCACGGCCCGAAGCGGGCTCAGGAACCGGGGCAGCGAGCCGAATTGACGGCACTAGCGGGAGAGACAGATGACAAGGAAGTTCGGAGCCGGCATCGCACTG
It encodes the following:
- a CDS encoding four-helix bundle copper-binding protein, with protein sequence MHVREMVSTHPHVQGNTADQLLKFIEEAYDCAQTCTSCADACLAEDMVAELRQCIRLNLDCADICAATGAMASRRTGSNVEVLRAAIQSCAQACQRCGDECRSHSEKHEHCRICAESCKRCADACQAALEEVR
- a CDS encoding metal-sensitive transcriptional regulator, whose product is MKDRKQAALQRLARLEGQVRGVIRMVEEDRYCVDILNQTLAIRSALAQVEVLILQDHSDDCVEAAIASSDPEAQRQKFRELVGIFEKVCR
- a CDS encoding DJ-1/PfpI family protein produces the protein MWKSMLLWGAVSVLVVGLLGFGGWIFSLPPATATADAPPVPRGEMDAMLSALRHDEGNRPLVAIVGLNEATETTDYLMPAGILRRADVADVLMLATGPGPVRLYPALRVEADATIAEFDAGHPEGADYVIVPAMSRDDDPAVLAWLRDQSRKGARIIGICAGAKVLGAAGLIDGRRATTHWYYRDEMLERSPGIDYVADRRMVADGNVVTTTGISASMPMMLALIEAVAGRAKAQAIADDLGVETWDMRHASAAFSLTRPFVTTVLANRLAFWNRDARGIELRPGMDEVSLALVADAWSRTYRSSALTFAETAGAVETRNGIRVIPDRVAMDWPPEDRASLYPGQRPADALDDTLQAIAGTYGARTMHVVAMQLEYPRRD
- a CDS encoding putative quinol monooxygenase, whose translation is MIIIAGYTRVDPGKRDSAVEAFKGMVERARAFDGCLDFSISTDAVDPERVNLFECWRDEARLNAWRKVARGGPRGKPREVAVSLYRTDKAEKPF
- a CDS encoding nuclear transport factor 2 family protein gives rise to the protein MKTDSERTREIINRFHRAFEEHRPGDLDELIGEGCILENTAPAPDGARYEGRQACLDFWKGIASSARLVFEAEEIWASEDRGIIRWRLRWGEGGADRVRGVNIMRVRDGRIVEAAGYVKGA